From Aquificota bacterium, one genomic window encodes:
- the rsmG gene encoding 16S rRNA (guanine(527)-N(7))-methyltransferase RsmG, with product MIREIFQRNGFSLSEEQIKSFDIYLKELKRWNKVHNLTAIEEDEEIVIRHFLDSVSVSLCLEEKGVKVDGLSLCDVGSGAGFPGVPLKIYYKDRIELTLIESVAKKCAFLEYIKVKLGLSYRVICKEAQKVDEKFDLVVCRALGKLKDILPILDRLSKKYILIMKGATVPEGYDYCKIDLPDIKDYILFLAKTR from the coding sequence CTGATAAGAGAAATATTCCAAAGGAATGGCTTTAGCCTGTCTGAGGAACAGATAAAAAGCTTTGATATATACCTTAAGGAGCTAAAAAGGTGGAACAAGGTCCACAATTTAACGGCCATAGAGGAGGATGAAGAGATTGTTATAAGGCATTTTCTTGATTCTGTAAGCGTGAGCCTTTGTTTGGAAGAAAAGGGTGTTAAGGTGGATGGGCTTTCTTTGTGCGATGTGGGTAGTGGTGCAGGCTTTCCCGGTGTGCCACTAAAGATATACTACAAGGATAGAATAGAACTGACCCTTATAGAGTCCGTTGCAAAAAAGTGTGCCTTTCTTGAGTATATAAAGGTAAAGCTTGGACTATCTTACAGAGTTATATGTAAAGAAGCCCAAAAGGTGGATGAAAAGTTTGACCTTGTGGTTTGTAGGGCCTTGGGAAAACTAAAGGATATATTGCCTATCTTGGATAGGCTTTCAAAAAAATACATACTCATAATGAAAGGGGCCACTGTGCCGGAGGGCTATGACTACTGCAAAATAGACCTTCCAGACATAAAGGACTATATCCTTTTTCTTGCAAAGACAAGGTAG
- a CDS encoding DUF503 domain-containing protein — MVLGILRVELFFPENGSLKEKRHFIRSIKDKVRSSLNVSVAEVDHHDLWQRASLAFVCVAGERPIAEETLVKVKKLLEKFYPEFLLDLRVEFLNF; from the coding sequence ATGGTGCTTGGCATACTTAGGGTAGAACTTTTCTTTCCGGAAAACGGTTCTCTTAAGGAAAAAAGGCATTTTATAAGGTCAATAAAGGATAAGGTAAGGTCTTCTTTAAACGTATCCGTGGCTGAAGTGGACCATCATGACCTCTGGCAGAGGGCAAGCCTTGCCTTTGTATGCGTGGCAGGTGAAAGGCCAATAGCGGAAGAAACTCTGGTAAAGGTTAAAAAGCTTTTAGAAAAGTTTTATCCCGAGTTTTTGTTAGACTTAAGAGTGGAGTTTTTAAACTTTTGA
- a CDS encoding tRNA (adenine-N1)-methyltransferase: MIFKEGDYILLVEGEKRYVKLLNKDFNLSLKGKTIKFEDIVGKRPGEVVKGFCLLLPTLEDIILYGFKRKTQIVYPKDSFYIAFRLGLSKDKKLLEFGVGSGASTAVFSQLAGEVWVYEVREDFYKLAKKNWESFGLCQNVKLENMDFMLADLPEEFFDAVFVDVKDPLPYIEKVWKVLKAGASFGSILPTTNQVSALIKAMEGLFCDIDVLETLQRHYKINPERLRPQDNMVAHTGYLVFARKRI, translated from the coding sequence ATGATTTTTAAGGAAGGTGATTATATACTTCTTGTGGAAGGTGAAAAAAGGTATGTAAAACTACTAAATAAGGACTTTAACCTTAGCTTAAAGGGGAAAACCATAAAGTTTGAGGATATAGTGGGCAAAAGGCCTGGTGAGGTGGTAAAGGGCTTTTGCCTTTTGCTTCCAACCCTTGAAGACATCATACTTTATGGATTTAAAAGAAAAACTCAGATAGTTTATCCAAAAGATAGCTTTTACATCGCCTTTAGGCTTGGCCTTTCAAAGGATAAAAAACTCCTTGAATTTGGTGTAGGAAGTGGTGCATCTACGGCCGTTTTCTCCCAGCTTGCTGGAGAGGTGTGGGTATATGAAGTAAGAGAGGATTTTTACAAGCTGGCAAAGAAAAACTGGGAAAGCTTTGGACTGTGCCAGAATGTAAAGCTTGAAAACATGGATTTTATGCTGGCAGACCTGCCGGAAGAGTTTTTTGATGCCGTTTTTGTGGATGTAAAGGACCCACTACCCTACATAGAAAAGGTTTGGAAGGTTCTAAAGGCTGGCGCATCCTTTGGAAGCATACTGCCCACCACAAACCAAGTAAGTGCTTTGATAAAAGCTATGGAAGGACTATTTTGTGATATAGACGTTTTGGAAACACTCCAAAGGCACTATAAGATAAACCCAGAAAGGTTAAGGCCGCAGGACAATATGGTGGCGCACACAGGCTACCTTGTCTTTGCAAGAAAAAGGATATAG